ACAATGCTCCTTctaaagaaaaacagaaaaatcgTTTCCCTTAGAAACAACGTGCTCTAAAAAAGCTCTACATGCAACCGTTAACTCATAGAAAACTAAACCATTGATCAATTTCCATCATATTACAACACACGTTCAAGGAGTCTTTAGTAATAAGAAGAGCACAAAACATTTTACTACAAGAAACTTAATGAAGAAAATGCAAGAGCTATATATCGTGAATAAGACCATCAATAACACATGAAATTTGCCCCTTTCAACCAAAACCTTTCTTTCtttaggatatatatatatatatatatatatatatatatatatatatatatatatatatatatatatatatatatatatatatatatatatatatatatatatatatatcatattttGCTTCACACCTAAAATAaaagctacacaatattatctCACTTATAGtgtgacggagctcgtggcccctcaccgggaggccgcacaggcccccctttgccggttcggccgggggctcagggtgagatctcaagctctctcggtaCGTGGAAAGATCGCCACCTCTCAAGaacgcgagacacgggcgatgtatacaggttcgggccgctgagaagcgtaataccctactcctgtgtttttggtggatctgtgtatgaaggagctacaaagtgcgagccgACCTCTCCTTTGTTCTAAACTCTGAATCTTCAGAGAATCAACCCCCCACCACCTatggcaaggtcctccttttatacttcaaggggataccacatgcacccctccctttccaaactggacttttcttcttttcataaatggacggagatttgcacggtcgtcctccgaacatccttctgatgggacggcacatacctacctccacttctgacTGAGGCGGGCACGTTGCGGGAAGGCGGCTGTGTACTGACGgcatgagcagtgtcagaccggtcacaaatcggtcattcttgtccaccacacgCCGGctcagcaacgtgcatgtttgccctttttcaaacaacatcttgcttgtaatggttaggatgaagcctggcatatatcgatcggggctaacgtgtcatctctgggacgtaacacgctagctccagccggggacgagtgcctaggaGCTCTCGTCTAGACAGGATGGGGCGAAGCATGCGtctgaccgcctgtcgccacctaacccgcgatttgaccggtctgtgactggtcacagaccggataatcgagtgcactgcactgcatttcgtgcggcgtgacacgcttagccgtggtgcaataaatgcggttaggtgagccccgctgtgctcacctaacccatacacgtggaGTAAAAaacgcgaggggtcggggcgcctcagccctcgggggcgaggctggagtggcccgaccccccccccctcgggaagaccaagaggtgggcgcacacatcaccctcgggcccgacgtcccccgagggtgccaggccacgtgggcgattgtgtctgcctcaagcctcgagtcatgatactcccggtcccatgtcaccgacagtagcccccggcgttacgccTGGGCGATCGTCCTTCTTATGGGGAGCGGCCGGGCGTGACGCCAttcctaaagcctggtgacaggtgggaccggtctccatggttgggcaaaaacccaacggtctcaaaccatGCACACCAGTAATGGTAATTTGGCTGTCaataatgggcggtctcttcaagactgccacatcaacTGAGTGGCGCACGAATCTGGGCGAGCTGATTTGCCTCGCCTGGAGATACGGTAatgtcgcttcggtcggcgagcgtaattaacgcgcgcacgatacgatctatctcgactgccgcaACCGCATATCCATCTCACGCGCCATaggcgggcgaatgggattagtggaagcgtgggcgcgagaaacgagggggcgaaataatgggcgcgagaaacgaggagccgggcgcAGCgtttggcaagggtataaaagcacTGAGGATGGGATTTGTCTCTTTCCTTTCGCCATCATttcccttgccttcgccgcttgcgtcCTAACTCCTTCTTCCCTGCGCCCTTCTTTCGCCGCACGCGCTCGCTCTTCATCTTCTCTtcgtccggcgccatggcacggggctccgcactgcttgatggtagcgtgctgccgccttctcgcattgtgAGCGAGAAGCAGGCTGggttgccgcgccgcttcatgccggaatccgcCTCCGGCCGTGAGATAGTAATGCTgggtgagggacgcccggcgccagactacccggggcggtccgtcttctttctccccttcgcaatggcggggctggttccgccattttcttctttcttcatggatgtcctggagttctgcgatctccagatggcgcaccttacCCCCAACGCAGTGATGACATTGGGCATCTTcgcacacctgtgcgagatgttcattggggtgcgcccatctctccggctgttccggtggttctttaCCGTGCAGTCGGTATCGCCACCGTCGGTGGTCGGCGGCTGCTATTTcctgccgcgggggccggtgttgaaccgctacatcccctgcgtcctccgtaaaaagtgggatgactggaagagcgactggttctacacccccctcgccgacgaagcgcgcctccgacttccaagtcagcccccggcgcaggcctccagctggcgggcgccggtagatctgggggatggctatgacgccgtccttgaccgcctcgcgggcctgcgatcccaggggctcaccggggccatggtgtacggcgactacctccgtcgtcggattgcgccgctccagcggcgcgctcgggccgcctgggagtacaccgggtccgaagactacatgcggactcaccagggagccagatgggattgggcccccgaggacttcaagatactggtccaacgggtgctaaatctcaactccgtggaggcgtccctTATCCCCCACggtatcctccccctctgcagcgacccAGATCGCACCTCCATCTTGACCATTATgacggcggtcggggcctcagaggagcaggCTCCTAAGGGCCATGACGGCGCAGGTGGAAGCCGCCGGGGGGATCAATCTACCcccggagggggtcgtgcttctgggccccgcgttgggggctcggggagcaaccgccctaccgacgcccgggggaagaggaaattgggaggaacacctcccccatctcctccccgagggggcggggcggtgcgtgccagcagcaggcgcccggagggggccgcgccaacatcgcagcccgagggggagcgcaagaagaagcggctgcgcaagatgggggagacagaaccatcccggggaaacctaatttcccctccaaggtggtcatttaaccgaccccctcgcaggttcgtcccacgctcattgcgaccgtcttttcttctatcccaaaagcaagttttctcttacccatcttgtttgccttctggtttttctttctGCTTCAGTGATATCCCATCGCGTTCCTCCCAccatcccaagtccggccagtccgaggccgaagatccggcggcTACAGAGgcacggaggcgggaatctgaccggcgggAGGCCGCAGACCGCctacgggaagctgaagaggccgcccgggaagccgcccgggcccgccaggctaaggataccgctcgggaggaggccgcccgggcccgccaagccgaggaagccgctcgggaggaggccgcccgggttcgcctggccgaagaagccgctcgggaggaggccgcccgggcccgccaagccgaggaagccgctcgggaggaggccgcccgggaggaggccgcccgggaagccgcccgggaggaggccgcccgggttcgccgggctgaggcgatggcggcTTCCGAGGCAGTTCACGATGAGGCCGTGGACGCCTCGCTTGGGCCCACCCCTTCGGGCGACGCCCAAGACCAAACAGGTCCGGGGGTGGCCCGCGATGAAGCCGGCGCGTCCATGGGCGGGTTGAGCCACGCGGCGTCTTCTTCAAGGcagctcttccccacgccttccgccgccccgctgagcgcagagccccttctgcaggccttagcCGCCGCCAATACCGCGGTGTTGGACGGGCTCAATGCCCAGGTGGTggccctgcaggcggagcgcgcggagctcgacgccgcatgggcgcgtgtcgaggaggggcggcgctcggtggaggccatggtagaagcgggccgcaaggcacaccgccggcacgtctcagatcTTGAGACCCGCAAGACGgcactggcggagatcgcccgagaggtggaggaggagcggggggctgccctcatcgccacctctgtgatgatcgaggcgcaggactccctccTCCTTCAGCACGGgaactgggaggcggagctgaagaaaaagctcgacgccgcccagggggttcttgatgccgccgctgcccgagagcagcgagcgacggagaccgaagcggcgctccggcggcgcgaagaggtcctcgaggcgcgcgccatggcgctggaggagcgcgcctgcgtcgcgGAGAAAgtcctggcggaccgcgagacCGCCGTCACCtcccgggaggcaacgctggcggcgcacgagtctgcctgcgccgaagaggagtccgcactccgcctccgcgaagaCGCGCTtgccgagcgggagcgagctctcgaagaGGCCGAGGCCGAAGCGCAACGGTTGGCGGACTCCCTGTCCCTCCGTGAGGCGGCGCTGACGGAACAGGCGCGCCGTAATCTAGAATgtgtccgcgccgagagggccgcactggaccagcgggccgctgacctcgaggcgcgggagaaggaggtggacgcgagggcgcgcagcggcggggtgGCCGCAGGCGAAAGCGAGTTAActgcccgcctcgcagctgccgaacacaccatcgccgatctgcagggcgcgctggactcgtccgccggggaggccgaggccctccgcCTGGCaagcgaggtagggcccggcatgcttcgggacgccgtctcccgtctagaccgcgccggtcggcaggcgggcctctggggcaggcggactgcgaagtacgccgccaaccaggggggcctcgcccagcgcctttcggagatagccgggactctccaacggctccccgaggagctcgagaggacgattaagtcatcctcgagggacctcgcccaaggagcggtggaactCGTtctagcgagttaccaggccaggaaccccaacttctccccatggatggcgctggatgaattccctcccgggaccgaggacgacgcgcgcgcgcgggtccgggatgccgccgaccacatcgtccacagcttcgaggggtcggcccctcggctcgcgttcgcccccaactccgacgaggagggcgatctcAGCGGTGCAGACGACcgtgacgacgaggccgacgacccgggcgcatcggactgagcccccaggcccccgccagtcttcaattttcttcttttttctttcttctaaggccctTGGGCCTGTTTTTTGTATAAATCATCTtacaatctgcaatcaaaaatgatgaaaaaactctttatgttaattttattttgctatgcgaatgagatgaggatgatctgtgccgtgatcctctttttgtgtcttagcttgatttaagggcccgtgcccaagtcccagtcctcgaaaagcgcgggtcggggctagtgcctggggagatccgcatgtcgagactggccaggccgggaacgtggcgaccgagggttatgggtgacccgattgtgggtttttgccgattcccccccggagttcaccacgccccggggcacggctcggttttgggccccgtttggcgattttagctgaccgacccgagcccccgagggcaaggttgagcacgagtgaccttatttcaagtcaaaattcttcaaaaggaaaaaacggcacagacacaaccttcaggaaattgaaactgcttttattgaaatactgaaAAGAGAGAAATGAGAATGTGCATgcgtggtagcccccggccaaccctgcacacccgagggggggtgcggggttggcccgagcccgaaacctgacacccgacccccccctcctcaggggtagaaacgacgaaggtgttcgatgttccatgggttaggcagctcagtgccgtcgcccgtggccagccgtacggagcccggccgggggacaccgatcactcgatacggaccctcccacattggtgagagcttgctcaatccagcacgcgtttggacgcggcgtaggacgaggtcgtcgacgcagagtgatcgggcccggacgtggcgctgatggtagcgccgcaggctctgctggtagcgcgcggctcggagggccgcgcgccttcttcgctcttccaagtagtcgaggtcatctctgcgaagctgatcttgatcagcttcgcagtacatggtggcccgaggagacctcagggtgagctcggatgggagaaccgcttctgcgccgtagacgaggaagaagggcgtttccccggttgctcggcttggtgtggttcggtgtcacgccccgaaattctcaaaccagaatttctaagctgaatgtgcattaaatccctgtccaggaccagccagggtacacaaacgacaattgttgacatacagatccacgtcttacaaaaatagaaaagattacaaatgcagcggaaaagataaaagcgagctaaaccgggaagcttgacttcagcagcgggcgactccactccacaggcaatccttgacggcagcgacgaaaccaactttgacaaaacagctccaactaggaagatcttcagctctggtgtgggggaaaagagagcaagactgagtactacccactgtactcagcaagtcataccggaagaggaggtatgttGCAGGATATAACccaaggaggctagaggttcttttgcataaagctagcatttaaaagcagtagttgaaagcagtaaaacagctgtagtaattaatcaatattaaccaaacactgtccaacgctacaccacgttgcaacaggcccaaccaacctcctgaactacaccagttcattaagctaaactaggggtgagactaatcacggtgaatctggttgatcgcccataaccgcgggcacggctattcgaatagttttactctggccagaggtgtacaactgtacccacaagacacgattccacacatgtcgccatgccccgaagtatcaccatgatactgcaaagggggaaatcgtgacaagaccctccacataaccctcccctaaccatccacaccacgctaaggtttcacccccacccctcaaaaggcagtgggcggtcccctcttgcgccgcggtgaatccggcagctggacaaccggacaccccggccgacccaactccatcacgcccaccctcgccaccggtgcctaggaaagggtcgagctatacttcagatcaagcagttacccactcccgcttgtggtaagcacggtaagtctcccagggtttcccgtgaaccggtccttaactgccatgggtgcgaccagcaaaaccatgcacccacagcccaccattcagtgtattttaattaactaacaccattgcggtggcaccaatctaaagctatgccaatagacaaagtctatgtaataaggtgatccccatttgtgtgctagttgaactaagcatggctaagcatttcctaaccaacatctagtcattttgatacccaggttatcaatggcataaggtaaacaataaatggctgagtattaggacccatcccacatgatattgtaaaagaatgcaacatttaatagaaatgcgggatatttgtaaattgggtacaatatgatcaaacgtaaagcatgacttgccttgctctcgcactgatgagatcacagcaacgtcttcgagaaactgcggatcgacgaaacggccgaaacctacgcgacaaacaaagcacacaagcaaaacatgctataagactactgaaacaggaaacaaaaccatttttaatggattctttgcatttttcttgatttactgagacttgaatggacttaaacggagctcggatgaattacttatgaattttagaagataaactgtgtttttactaataaagaaaagtccttaattaattattgcgcaataaagcccagggctgacgtcagcgaggggaggggcgggcgccgacaggcgggccccactggtcagcgacACTAAGAGAGGGAAAGGAGGgtggctggcaagcgggccgtactggcagcggcacaaggggaaaggagagggaggcgccggcatgtgggccccacgggcagtggctcaagggggagggagtgggcggcggcatgctcggcacggctcaagccggccggccatggcgaggcgacgacggcgcacgaccgccggcggtgaccggcggcgcggggagacggcggcggccggcgcgaaggcggcggcggcagccgaagacgacggcgcacgcgcggagggcggcggcgctcacgggggagaggaaaggaaggaggaaaagggattcctcaccgaggcgatggcggcgaccggcgtgggaagagacgagcggcgatgaccggcgacgcggaggcacggacgggcggcggcgacaccctaggagaagatggagaggcgttaggagaggagacgacgaccacggcggcttgaattgccggccggagatggaggggagggaaaaactcaccggctcgcgaggggagaggtgctccggtgggattccggcgacgcgaggcggcggccgggaaagctcttgcggcggcgaagctaacggcggcggcggtttggcgcggcggcgactctagcggcggcggctcgcggccgaaggcggcggccagcggcggagctcgggtgcgacggcgcgagggcggtagacggcacgggagagcgcggcgagtgcgaaaaacgagagaggaagacgcggggaacgatttataggcggagggggaggcggacgtggccgggaacccatcctattgcgccggcgacgtgggaaggtgggggagagagagaggggtgggattcaaattcgaatcccgcccatttgcgaggcgcgcgagggcgggagacgcgggggagaggcggcgacgtgggagggggacgcgggagcggcgcggcgtgggcgcgggaagagcggaggaggcggcgacgtggcggattcggcggcggttgccgtcggaggcgggtggctggaggaaggggacgacctgacaggtgggccccacctgtcagcgtcccggagagagggggaaggggaacgggccggcccaaaggaaaagaggccgagcgcgggagatgtgggccgacggcccaatagagaaaaaaagaaggaaaagaaaaggaaaaagaagaaaggatttttcctgggattaaaaattgcactttggtgatttttaattggttaaaattatttccaaggctctgaaaattccactaaaaatcctgttaatatattgtgacatgtagaatccaagaaaaattccacatgccgattccgattattatttgcatttattaattagggaattagctctaggttaattaagataatttcttcggacgatttatttagccaatttttttaaagcaagcaaaagggggaaaacttcagggcgtgacaaacctaccccccttaaacggaatctcgaccccgagattcggaagagctggcgaagaggtgcgggtgggtggccttcaactcatcttctctttcccaagtggcctcttcctctgagtggtggctccactgaaccttgcagaatcttattactttgtttctggtctttctctcgctggtttcgaggatacgagttggcttctccacatacgtcaagtcttcctggatttcgatttgatccggacttgcctgttcctcaggaactctcaaacatttcttcaactgggagacgtggaacacattatggatgccaagcatgttggagggaagctcgagctggtaagcaacttcacctctacgttccaaaatccgatatggtcccacaaagcgtggtgccaactttcctttggtttggaagcgatgtactcccctgagcggagtgacacggagatacacataatcccctgtttcgaaagcgagctcccttcggcggttgtctgcatagcttttctgccgag
The Oryza sativa Japonica Group chromosome 6, ASM3414082v1 DNA segment above includes these coding regions:
- the LOC136356898 gene encoding uncharacterized protein is translated as MAASEAVHDEAVDASLGPTPSGDAQDQTGPGVARDEAGASMGGLSHAASSSRQLFPTPSAAPLSAEPLLQALAAANTAVLDGLNAQVVALQAERAELDAAWARVEEGRRSVEAMVEAGRKAHRRHVSDLETRKTALAEIAREVEEERGAALIATSVMIEAQDSLLLQHGNWEAELKKKLDAAQGVLEARAMALEERACVAEKVLADRETAVTSREATLAAHESACAEEESALRLREDALAERERALEEAEAEAQRLADSLSLREAALTEQARRNLECVRAERAALDQRAADLEAREKEVDARARSGGVAAGESELTARLAAAEHTIADLQGALDSSAGEAEALRLASEGSAPRLAFAPNSDEEGDLSGADDRDDEADDPGASD